The genomic DNA TGACCATGATGAGCGCCTGGGTTTTGAATTCGTATCCTTCCCCACCGCCCCTGGCCGGAAGGATAGAGGTTTGGGCATTGTCCCGCAGGTAGGCGGCAAATAACCTGCCGGATGCATCATAAACCCCGGCCGCTTTGATCGGTTTTTCCACCTGCAGGGCCTCCAGACTCTTCTGTGCATTTTCAGCATCTTTAAAGACCACCGCGGCCACAACATTTCTTCCTGTTACCTCAGCCAGGATCTGGATTTCCCGGATGATCTTTTTCCGGCACTCCAGATAATCGTATACGATGAAGGTCAGACAACTCAAAAGCAGGGTCAATCCGCAGATCAGCATGATCAGCGAGACGAGTTTCCCTTTGATGGAGTTTTTCCAAACTATTTTCATTCTTTCATCTCCCGTGCTCCGTGGGGGATGATCCTGGCCAGCTTCAGGAGTTGCGAACTGATTTTCAGCCTGGTCTGACGGACTGCTTCCAGATTGATCTCAAACTGGATTTTATTATCCACCGTAACCAGTCCGATCATCCCGCCCTGGGCGGCAAACCGGTCCAGGTCACTAACCGTCAGAATATCCCGTTTTTTGAGGGCCCCTAAAATCGCCGGTAATTGGTTTTTTTCCGAGGCGCTGATATAGAGTATCTCACAGTCCTCGGCCTCATCAAGGCGAACAATGCGTTTGCACATTATTTTCCGGCTCCGGACGATCTGATCCTTGAGGGGATCGAGGGCCGGTCCAAAGGGGTCGACTCCCAGGATATAGAGATGAATCGGTGTAGATTCATTTTTAAAGGATTCGGCCGGCCATTCAACAAACTTGGCAAAGTTATAAAGGAAAGCCGCTTTGATCGGATATTCCCGGGAGGTGTCCGGGATGGCAACCCCTCGGAACAGGCCCAGAATCAGGAGCCCTATGAGGAATAGGTGACGGCATCTAAATTTTATCATAAAAACCCGAACCCGATGGAGCAGGAAAACGTTTTGTTAGCTACGGACACACACGAATAGACACAGACCGAGATTCTTTTTGTCAGTTTAGCTTTTTGAAACAACGTCGACACCCACCTCGTCAATCCCGGTTTCACGGGAATGACGAGGTGGGTAAGTTATAATTTTAAGCAAGAGCTTCAAATTTTTCAAAGGGCTAAATCGTTACGATTCTTTCAACTCAGGCATTTAAAAGCGATAGGTAAGCTTCAATCGAAACGTTCGCCCGTCCTGATTGATACTATCCTGCAGATGTTCTTCCATCCCAGGCAATCCGTATTGTTTGTCAAAAAGGTTGTAGACACTGCCCGAAAGCTCCAAGCCGGGGAGTAAGCCCCGGCTGAAGAGGGTAAAATTGGCCACAAAGATCTCTCCGGTTTCGTTCCCGGACAGGGTTTTCCGGCTGCTCTCGTATCGGCCTTCCGCTCCGGCAAAAAGCTTATCTTTCAACAAGGGAACCATTATGTTCAGCTTGGCCATATGCTTGGGGGACTTGGCCAAGCTTTCGCCGGTCCGGCTGTTAGTGGTATCCTGATAGGTATAGCTCAGCCGGCCTTCCCAGCCGTTCTTCCATTTTCCCTCCATCTCCCATTCAAATCCCTTGGTTTCGACTTCATCCACGTTCTGGAATGTTATAAGACCATCAGCCGAGTCTGTCCGTTGACTGATCAGATTGTTGATTTTATAATAAAACCCGGTAGCTTCCATTCGGAAGACCTTGCTGATGAATTGTTCATAGATCAGTTCATAGGTTTTGATGGTTTCCGGCTGGAGGTCGAGATTACCCTTTTGATTAACCGTTGTATAATAAAGTTCATAAACGTTCGGGGCCCGGAAGGCCGTCCCGTAAATCAGTTTTAAAAAGGACTTATCAAAGGGATTATAGATGAGGGCCAGCCGGGGATTAGTCGTCCCCCCGAAGGTCTCGTAATAATCATAGCGTACCCCGAGATTTAGTATCAGATTTTTAAATAAGGCGATCTCGTCCTGGCCATAAAAGGCCCAGTTAAGGGATTGGCGGTGATCGTCCAGGTATGAAACGTAGGGATTGTGATCGTAATTACGCTGGTCCTGATTAATACTATTCCGGTATTCGGCGCCCAGGGTGGCTTTGTGCCTTTCCAGCAGTTGCTTGACGATTTTTAATTCCGCCCCTGCATAATTGCCCAGGGCTGAATCCTTGTTGATGGCCTGGACCATTTTATAGTCCCCGTAATAATTATAGTGGTCATAAAAAAGACGGCCCATGACATTCCATTGATCCAAGCTTCGTTCGTACTTCAAATCCAGGTAGCCCCGGTTATCGACGGTAAAAGTGGCCGGATCATTAAAAACCGTGTCGAAGGCACCGGTCGGGATACCTTTCTGCCTTGATCCATATAGAGCCTGAAGGGTAAAATCCTGATAAGCAAAATTCATGAAAACCTGATGGAGCCGTTCATAATCGGTACCCTGGGTAATCCCGTTGTTGGTCTCCGGTGTGTCGAATTCCTTAAAAAACAGGCGCTGCCCCTTACTGTCGTAAGCCGTACCTGAAAGAAGCATATCCAGCTTGTTGTTAAATTGATTCCCGTAAGACAAGCGGGTCTTAAAGGTGTTGTAGCTGGCCGCTTCCCCGGAGACCTCCAGGGCCTTCATGGCCTTTCCCCTCCGGGTGATGACATTAACCACGGCGAAAAAGGCATTGGCCCCATACAAAGAGGAACTGGGGCCGCGGATGATTTCCACCCGGTCGATGAGGTCGATATCCAGGGGGAAATCGTTTCCCAAAAAGGCCTGGTCATAAATGTTGTCATTGACCCGGTGGCCATCAATCAGGAGGAGAATGCGGCTGTTATAATCCCCGAGACGGCCGAATCCCCTGACCCCGGCGTAACTGTAATTGCGGTCATTGGTAATGAAGAATCCCCGGAGGCTGTTCAGGATACCGGCCAGGGTGCGATAGCCAAATTTTTTGATCTGGTCGGCTGTGACGATGCTGATCGAGGAGGGCGCTTCGGTGGTCTTTTGTTCGTATTTTGAGGCCCCGTAAACCGTGGAGACGGGTATCTGCATCAATTCTTCCAGGTCGAGTTTGACCAGGTCCTTGTTAGTTACTTCCTCGGGTTGGGCGGAAGAGGCCGGGCCGGTCAAAAATAAAAGGACCGGGATAAAAAGTAATAAAAAAGCGCCGGCCCTTTTCCATAACCGAAGAATTCTTCTTCGGTCCGAAAAAGAAATTCCCTTGCCCTGGGTGGCCTCTGACCGTCCGGGAATATTTTTGGGCATCATTCTGATACCTCCCAAATCAAAATTTACTGTTATATCCTTTTCTCCTGGCCATATCTTTTCTCGTAAACCTCTGGGAAAAATTCTTTTATGCATTCCGGGCAGAGGCCGTGGGTGAATTCCGCTTCGGAATGTTCATGGATATAGGTCTCCAACTGGTTCCAATATCCCTGATCGTCACGTATCTTCTTGCATGAAGAACAGATGGGCAGCAGCCCGCTTAAGGTCTTGATCTTAGACAGGGCTTCCTTCAACTCTCCGTTGCGGAGGGCCAGGGTCTGTCGCTGCCATTGGAGTTCCAGTTGATTGGCTACTCTCAATTTGACGATGGCCGGATTAAAAGGTTTGGTGATATAATCGACAGCCCCTAACTCCAGGCCCCTGGCTTCATCTTCTTCCTGATCCAGGGCGGTGATGAAAATTATCGGTATGTCTTTTGAGGCCGGATTTTGTTTCAGGCAGCGGCAAACCTCATAACCGTCCATTTCAGGCATGAGGACATCCAGCAAAATCAGGTTGGGATCCTGATCGAAGGCTATCTCCAACGCTTTTCCGCCGTTGGTGGAAAAAAGTATTTCGTGTTCGACCCCCAATAATTTACTGAGGATTTCAATATTCGCCGGACTGTCATCAACGATCAGAACGGTTTGTCTTTCCGGTTCCATAACCAGGTCTCCTCAGGCCAGGGCCAGGCCGAACAGGCCGGCAAGGGATACCAGGTCCTTTTGGGCCTGTTCAAAATCCAGCCGACGCAGACTGCCTTCCAGCGGTGTCAGGGCTGTCTGGAATTCCTGACCCCCTATTTGGGCCTTGAAGGCCTCGAACTGTTCCCTGGCGTTAAGATTGTTTTTTTGCAAAAGGGATTCAAGCTTCAGCAAGGTGGGTGCGAATTGGGCCGCCTCCTGTCGGGACAGGGCAGGGGACGCCGTCGGTCCTGTGGCCTCCCGGTCATGCGGCAAAAGAGGACCAGCCGAAGCGATCACTGTCTTCAGCCTTTCATCCAACTGTTTCAGGCAGTCGTCGATATTCGGGCCGGGGCCTTTCAGGATGGCCTCCTCCAAATTGCGTGCCTCCTGGTAAACCGCGCTAATCGAGAGGTTTCCGGCCGTACTTTTCAGGGTATGGGTTACCCGCCGGGCCATTTCAAAATCCCTGCCGGCTATCAGTTGACGCAGGTGACCGACCACCTGGGCGTAATCCCGGCAAAAATCTCTAAGGAGTCTGAAATACAATTCTTCATTACCGGAAAGCCGTTTCAGACCGGCTTGAATATCGATGCCCGGCAGGAAATCCGGCATGATCCGGGATGGCGCGGAAGAACCATTTACCGGCTGGGGCTGTTTGGCTGCAGTGCCCGACCCTATCCACTTTGACAAGGTGGCTTTCAATTGATCGGGATCGATGGGTTTGGGAATATGGTCATTCATACCGGCCTCCAGGCAATTTTGTTTTTCGGTTTCCATGGCATGGGCGGTCATGGCGATGATCGGGATGGACTGGTTATGCAGTTGACGGCGAATAATATGGGTGGCCTCAAAACCGTCCATCTCCGGCATCTGGATATCCATTAATACGGCGGCAAAGTCCGCTTCCGGTTCTATCAACCGTTCGATGGCTTTCCGGCCGTTGTCCGCCTCTTCCACGCAGAATCCGAATTCCTCCAGAATCTCCTTACCGACCTGGCGATTGATGGCGTTGTCTTCAACGAGTAATACCCGTGACCTTTCCCAATTCACGGTCGGTTTCATTGCACAGGGCAAAATCGATGAATTCGAAGACACCCCTTCCCCTCCGGGACAGAAGACTTCTGTGATCGTATCCAACAATACCGATTTGGTTATGGGCTTGACCAGGAAACCATCCAAACCGATCTTTTCCACCTGACGCATAACCTCATCACGGCCATAGGCCGTGGCAATGAGGATCTTGGGGACTTTGGTCAGATGAGGGTCGGTCTTTATCCGCAAAGCGGTTTCTATGCCGTCCAGGTCCGGCATTCTCCAGTCCAGGACCACCAGATCATAGAAATCTTCTCCTTTCCCCAGTTCCTCCAGGGCGGCCAACCCGGAATCCACAGCCTTCACTTTGCAGGAAAAGGTGCGGAGCATGCCTTCCAGAATGATCCGGTTGGACCTGCTGTCATCGGCCACCAGGACCTTTAAGCCCTTTAAGGCCGAAGGGACCTTCTGTCTTTGGTTAAAGGCTTCCGCCTGTAACCCGAAGAGAGCCGTAAAGGAAAACAGACTCCCAACGTCTGGTTGGCTTTTGACCTCGATTTCCCCACCCATCTGTTCCACGAGTTGTTTACAGATGGCCAGACCCAATCCGGTCCCGCCGAATCGGCGGGTTGTTGATCCATCGGCCTGAGAGAAGGGTTTAAAGAGTCTGGATTTCTGTTCGGCGGTCAGTCCGATTCCGGTATCCCGGATGGAGAAGCGCAGCCGGACTTCCCCTTTTTTCCGGGCAATCATCTCGGTCAAGACGGTTACCTTCCCCCGTTCGGTAAATTTCACTGCGTTGTCGACCAGATTGATAATTACCTGGCCTAAACGCAAGGGATCGCCCACCAGGGCCAGTGGCACCTCCGGAGTCGTTAAGAAAAATAGATCCAGTTTTTTTTCCTCAGCCGGCAACGATACCAGGGTAGCGGCGTTTTCAAGGACCTGATCGAGTTGGAAATTGGTCGAATCGATTTTCAGTTTGCCGGCTTCAATCTTGGACAGATCCAGGATGTCATTGATAATCCTGAGCAGGGTATGACCCGATGATTGTATTTTATTCAAATAATCCCGTTGCTTGGGAGAACATTCGGTCTTTAAAGCCAGACGGCTATAACCGATGATAGCATTCATGGGGGTCCGTATTTCATGGCTCATGTTAGCCAGAAAATTACTTTTAGCATTTTCCGATTCCCGTAAAGCCTCGGAGACCCGCTTTTGTTCGGTGATCACCCGGGCCAGTTTCAGATTGCTATAACTCAGTTTGGATATCATCACCGAAAACTTGGCCAGGAAATCCATCAGGATATCAATTTTCCCCCGGCTGACCCGGGGCACGTTGCGAAAGGCCGTCAAATAGGCCTGCCGGTCGAATCCATACCGTTCCGCTTCGGCGACAAAAGCCTGCTCATCAGCCGGATTCTCTTTATAAAAAAATTCTCCGGCGTGCAGGTGCGCAACTACCTTGCCTTGGAGAATAAGGGGGGTCCCCAGATGCCACAGGCCATTTTTACACGGAAAGCTCCCATACTGGTCGGGATACCTATTCAGGAAAAAGGATCCACTTTCCGAGCAATTTTGGGAGGTCAAAGGATGGACACGGTAAAATTTGGTACAGATATCCTGGCGGCCCGTAGATGCCAGGATATTTCCCTGAAGATCGATGATCCCCAGGCTTATACCGGTCAATTGATGGATATCCTCCATGAGGGACTGAATGGCCTGGGATTGGATAAGGGTGGTTAAAAACCGGTCATTGGAAACCCCTTCCGAAAAAAGGAGGGTATCCAATCCCGGCCTCGACCCTTCTTGAGATTTAAGCCGGTCCTCTTCGGGTTTTTTCTCTGCAACCGATTCTATCATTATCTTGCTTTGGTCTTCCTTGGCTATTATTTTTCACTTCAGCGGCACTTTTTCCGTCATTCCCGAATGTCTTTATCGGGAATCCAGGTTCAAAGGTCTGGTTCCCGGTTTACACCGGGACGGTGTCTGAACCCCGGCGCCTGCCCCGGACCCTGGATCAAGTTCGGGGCAGGCTCTGATCCGGGGTTCGTCGGGGTGACGGCCCGGGAGACTTTTTAAGAATTCATCATTATTCGACATTCTCTTTGTACTCGCCCTATGACGAAAAGGCCAACACCTCCCGGACCTTAGAAGCCAGGACCTTCTGGCTGAAGGGCTTCTGGAGAAAAGCAGCCTTGGGGTCCAAAAGGCCTTTTTTGATGACCGACTCTTCGGCGTAACCGGACATAAAAAGGATTTTTGCTTCGGGATGATAACCGGTAAATTTTTGAACTACCTCGTGGCCATTCATTTCGGGCATGATGATATCGCTCAAAAAAAGGTGAATCGGTTTTTTATGGTCTCGAGATATGGACAGGGCCTCCCGGCCGCTTCCCGCATCCAAAACCGTGTAGCCGTCGATTTCCAATCCTTCTTTTATCGAGGCACGAAGAGAGGCTTCGTCTTCCACAATTAAGATGGTTTCCGACCCTTTCATGGGCAGGTAAGAGGCCTGGGCCCCATCGATCAAGTCCGGAGCACTCCCGGTCCGGGGGAGGAAAATCTTGAAGGCCGTTCCCTGTCCCTTTTCACTTTCCACCGCGATAACGCCGCCGATTTGCTTTACGATCCCATAAACAGTGGAAAGGCCCAGTCCGGTTCCTTTGCCGGCCTCTTTAGTGGTAAAAAAAGGTTCAAAGATGCGGGACCGGGTTTCAGGATCCATTCCCTCCCCGTTATCCACTACCGAAAGCATCACATAAGAGCCGGGTATGGTTACCGGGTGTTGAGGCATCGCGTTTTTATCTATAAAGATATTGGCGGTTTGAAGGATCAATTGACCTCCCTGGGGCATGGCATCCCTGGCGTTTACCGCCAGGTTGATGATTATCTGTTCCATCTGTCCGGGGTCGGCTTGAATGGGGCCAAGATCGGGATCGGTTTTGGTTATTATTTCTATATCCTCGCCGATCAGGCGGCCGAGCATTTTCTTCGTATCCAGAATGATCCTGTTCAGATCAAGGGGCTGTACCTCAAGCCTTGGCTTTCGGCTTAAATTGAGCAGTTGGCGGGTCAAGGCACTGGCCCGGAAGGCTGCTTCATTGATGTCGTTTACATTCCGATAGGCCGGATCATCTTTTTCCAGTTTCCGGATGGCCAGATCACAATTCCCGGTGATAATCGTCAGCAGGTTATTGAAATCGTGGGCTACCCCACCGGCCAGGTGGCCCAGGGCTTCCATCTTCTGGGATTGGTGAAATTGTTGTTCCAGATTTTTATGTTCCGTTATGTCCAGGAAACTTTCCACCAGACAGGGTAACCCCTCCAAAATGACCGGAGAGAGTGTTTTGAGGACCGGGACCTTCTCCCCATTGGATTTGGTCAATAAACATTCGGTCTTTTCCGGAGGATGATTCTGCCTTGACAAAAGAGAAGGGCAGGGCCCCTTTTCGTTCAGACAGATCGAATGATAACAGAAGAAACCTTGAATTTCTTCCTTGGTATGATCGATAATCTCTAAAGCGGTCTGGTTGGCATCGATGATCCGGTGCGTTTCCCGGTTGATGATCACGATGCCGGTTTTTATGGAATCGAGTATGGGTCTTAATTCCCCCAGGTGTCTTTTCCTCTCTTTGGGTCCCCTGTTGTTCAGAAAAAGGTTAAAATTATGATTCCTTTTTTCCCCATCGATGCCATTAATGATAGTCAGCTTTGGCTGTAAGTGTGTGTTTTGCATAACTTCGCTCCCATATATCAAAATAACAGAATACTGACGATGTCCTCAAAATACTTCCGGAGATCGGGTATGATTTTTTTCAAGGCCACCGGTTTTATCCCCAGGATATCCCAAATCTGTCGGCCGGCCCGGGGTTTTAAATCATCGCCGGGATGACCCATCCTCAAGGCCCGGGCCAGGATATCCCCTAAATGGACCGCCGCTACCAGTCGGTCCGGTTCGCCTGGGGGGGTGCCGGTATGATGGAAACGGATGGCCTTGAAAAGGGTCTCGGGTAATTTCCATTTATCGGCTAACAGGGCTCCGGCTTCGGCATGATCCATACCGATTACCGATAACTCGGCCTGATAAAGAAATAGATGATTTTTTTGTGAAAGGGAAAGGGCCTGGCTTAGTTGATCCTCCAAAAATTCGAAAAAGATCAATTTGCCGATATCGTGTAACGCCCCGGCGATGAAATAAAATTCCTGCCTGTCTGCCCCAGCCGCCTGCCCCAACAGGCGGCTGGCAATACCCACGGCGATGGAATGGGCCCAGAAATCCTTGGGACGGAAGGACAGGGTAATGGCTTTTTTGGAGAAGAGGTCGATGATCTGCGAGGTCAGGATCAGGTTAAATATTTCATTAAAGCCCAGGATCAAAATCGCCCTGGAAAGGGTACCGATTTGTCCAGGATAACCGTAAAAAGGAGAATTGACGACCCTGAGAATCTTTATGGTTGAAGCCTGATCGCAGGCGATGATCCGGGTGACTTCTTCTACTGTGGCCTGAGGGTCGGTCATAATATCCAACAAAGAGGAATAGACCGAAGGGAGGGTGGAAAGCTCCTCTATGATCCCGATAAGATGGTGCACTGTTACCTTGGAAGGTCCGGTCATGGTTATTTTAAAAACCCTTTTCTTATTCGTACGCTTTGTTAGTTTTCGGTCCCTCTTTACGCCCATCGATCAGCCGATGGATTTCATCCATATCGAATCGCCAGGAATTGCCGATCTTAAATCCTGGAAGATCACCCTCTAAAGAGAGCTTATAAATGGTGGATTCCGATAATTTCAGATATTTCCCTACTTCCTTGGCTGTTACCAGATTCATGGTTTTCACCTTAAAAATCTTTAAAGTTGCCTTGTCCCATTGGCAGCAACTGGTCCGGAATTATCGTTCTGATGGCCGGTTTTTTCCCATTCCCGTTACCGCCTGGTTTGATAAGGGTTTGGGGCGGATTCGATTTATCGGATTGTCCGATGGCTGTTAGACTTCTTTTATTTCCGCCGTTACCCGACATTAAACGGGGCTGACTCGTGCCGTTATGATTCCCGCCGATGGCTTTGACCAGGTCATGAACAAAATGTTTCATCTGATCGGCCTGGGTGCTCAATTCTTCGGAAGCGGAGGCCGATTCTTCAGCAGTGGAAGCATTCTTTTGAACCACCCGGTCTATTTCGGATACGGCCTTGGTGATTTGATCAATTCCCTGTGCCTGCTCCTGAGAGGCGGCAGCAATCTCACTCACCAACTCACCTACTTTTTTGGAGCTGCCTGACACCTTCTCAAAAGCCTCATTGGTCTTGCCAACAATTTCAGAACCGTTTTTAATCTTCCGGACCGAACCTTCAATCAAATGGGAGGTATTTTGAGCGGCTTCAGCAGCACGCATGGCCAAGTTCTTAACCTCATCGGCCACTACCGTGAAACCATACCCGGCCTCACCGGCCCGAGCGGCTTCCACTGCGGCGTTCAAGGCCAATAATTTAGTCTGAAAGGCGATCTCGTCGATAGTCTTGATGATCTTGCCGGTTTCTTCACCGGCGGCGATGATCTCTTGCATAGACTGGGTCAATTTTTTCATAGCCAGATTGGCATCATTCAATACCTGGTCGGTATTCTGGACCAGCGTATTGGCCAGGTCGGCATTTTCGGAATTTTGTCGGGTCATGGAGGCCATCTCTTCCATGGAAGAAGAGGTTTGCTCCAGGCCGGCGGCTTGGGCGGATGACCCTTCGGCTAATGACTGGCTGATACTGCTCACTTGGGCAGCGGTGCTCAACAAGTGTTGAGCATTTATCTGGAGATCCGATGAAAGGTCTTTAAGCTTTAGGGTGATACCGGAAGCAATACGGCCAAACAGGAAACAACTGATCAAGGTCAGGCTCAAACCGATTCCTATCATCAGAACGGTACGCCGGAAGATAATCCTTGTGGCTGATTTTTCTTCTTGGAGTATGTGCTCATTGATATCGATGACTGCCCGATCTATTGCCTTGCGGTGCTCATTATACAGGTGTGTCAGTTCCCCGGATAAAAGTTCGTAGGCCGCCTTTTTATCTCCTGCCAGGACGGCGGGTACGAATTTTTCATCCCTTAAATTAAAAAATTTTATGGCCGGTTCATAGGATTTTTTGACAAGCATTTCCTTTATCGATCCTGATGGGAGGGTCTTCTCCCAATACGCATGGCGATCCAAGTATTCTTTCCTGAGCCGATTGCCTTCGGACTGAAAATATTTCATCGTCTCAGGGTGGTTTGATTTATTCATCATCTGGTGAACAACCAGATTAGCCTCGATAATATACTCCGGTGGAGGAAGGATATCGGCAACCAAATCCTTGTTGTTGATTATTTTGGAATAAATAGGACCGTTTACCTTCAATTCGTTAAGAGTCCAATAAGTGACTCCTCCGAATATGGAAAACGATATCAACAGGATAAAAATAAATTTAAGGCTCAATGGGATATTTTTCATCGATTTATTTCCCTTTCAATCGACCGAAGGCGCAAGGTTTTTTTTCGATTCAAAATTCCGTAAACTCCCCATCCTCCATCGGGATCAACTGGTCCGGCCTTATTCCTCTCAATGGCCTAATCGCCGGTTCTTTCCCATTCCCGTTACCGCCTGGTTTGATAAGGGTTTGGGGCAGATTCGATTTAACGGATTGTCCGATGGCGGTTACACTTCTTTTATTTCCGCCGTTACCCGACAACAAACGGGGATGGCCATTGCCGTTATGATTCCCGCCGATGGCTTTGACCAGGTCATGAACAAATTGTTTCATCAGATCGGCCTGGGTGCTCAATTCTTCGGAAGCGGAGGCTGATTCTTCCGCAGTGGAGGCATTCTGCTGAACCACCCGGTCCATTTCGGTAACGGCCTTAGTGATCTGATCAATCCCCTGGGACTGCTCAACGGAAGCAGACGAAATCTCGCCCACCAACTCGGCCACCTTCCTGGACCGGTCTGAGACCATCTCAAAGGCCTGATTTGTTTTAAGGACGATATCCGACCCGCTCTTTACTTTTTTGAGCGTTCCATCGATCATCACCGCCGTATTTTTAGCTGCCTCGGCCGCCCGCAGGGCCAGATTTCTCACTTCATCGGCCACGACGGCAAAGCCGGCCCCGGCCTCCCCGGCCCGGGCCGCTTCCACGGCAGCATTCAGGGCCAGAAGATTGGTCTGAAAGGCGATTTCATCAATGGTCTTGATGATCTTTCCGGTTTCTTCACTGGCCGCAGAGATTTCTTTCATGGACTCGGTCAATTCCCGCATCGCCATATTGGCTTCAGCCACCACCCGCTTCGTATCTTCCATCAGGCTATCGGCCTGCTTGGCATTGTCAGCATTCTGTCTGGTCATGGAGGCCATCTCCTCCATGGAGGATGAAGTCTGTTCCAGACCGGCGGCCTGTTCGGAAGCCCCTTCGGCCAGGGTCTGGCTGGCTGAGGAAACCTGGGCTGAAGCCGAGGCGGTTTGAT from Deltaproteobacteria bacterium includes the following:
- a CDS encoding helix-turn-helix domain-containing protein — encoded protein: MNLVTAKEVGKYLKLSESTIYKLSLEGDLPGFKIGNSWRFDMDEIHRLIDGRKEGPKTNKAYE
- a CDS encoding response regulator, encoding MEPERQTVLIVDDSPANIEILSKLLGVEHEILFSTNGGKALEIAFDQDPNLILLDVLMPEMDGYEVCRCLKQNPASKDIPIIFITALDQEEDEARGLELGAVDYITKPFNPAIVKLRVANQLELQWQRQTLALRNGELKEALSKIKTLSGLLPICSSCKKIRDDQGYWNQLETYIHEHSEAEFTHGLCPECIKEFFPEVYEKRYGQEKRI
- a CDS encoding TonB-dependent receptor, yielding MMPKNIPGRSEATQGKGISFSDRRRILRLWKRAGAFLLLFIPVLLFLTGPASSAQPEEVTNKDLVKLDLEELMQIPVSTVYGASKYEQKTTEAPSSISIVTADQIKKFGYRTLAGILNSLRGFFITNDRNYSYAGVRGFGRLGDYNSRILLLIDGHRVNDNIYDQAFLGNDFPLDIDLIDRVEIIRGPSSSLYGANAFFAVVNVITRRGKAMKALEVSGEAASYNTFKTRLSYGNQFNNKLDMLLSGTAYDSKGQRLFFKEFDTPETNNGITQGTDYERLHQVFMNFAYQDFTLQALYGSRQKGIPTGAFDTVFNDPATFTVDNRGYLDLKYERSLDQWNVMGRLFYDHYNYYGDYKMVQAINKDSALGNYAGAELKIVKQLLERHKATLGAEYRNSINQDQRNYDHNPYVSYLDDHRQSLNWAFYGQDEIALFKNLILNLGVRYDYYETFGGTTNPRLALIYNPFDKSFLKLIYGTAFRAPNVYELYYTTVNQKGNLDLQPETIKTYELIYEQFISKVFRMEATGFYYKINNLISQRTDSADGLITFQNVDEVETKGFEWEMEGKWKNGWEGRLSYTYQDTTNSRTGESLAKSPKHMAKLNIMVPLLKDKLFAGAEGRYESSRKTLSGNETGEIFVANFTLFSRGLLPGLELSGSVYNLFDKQYGLPGMEEHLQDSINQDGRTFRLKLTYRF
- a CDS encoding response regulator, with the translated sequence MIESVAEKKPEEDRLKSQEGSRPGLDTLLFSEGVSNDRFLTTLIQSQAIQSLMEDIHQLTGISLGIIDLQGNILASTGRQDICTKFYRVHPLTSQNCSESGSFFLNRYPDQYGSFPCKNGLWHLGTPLILQGKVVAHLHAGEFFYKENPADEQAFVAEAERYGFDRQAYLTAFRNVPRVSRGKIDILMDFLAKFSVMISKLSYSNLKLARVITEQKRVSEALRESENAKSNFLANMSHEIRTPMNAIIGYSRLALKTECSPKQRDYLNKIQSSGHTLLRIINDILDLSKIEAGKLKIDSTNFQLDQVLENAATLVSLPAEEKKLDLFFLTTPEVPLALVGDPLRLGQVIINLVDNAVKFTERGKVTVLTEMIARKKGEVRLRFSIRDTGIGLTAEQKSRLFKPFSQADGSTTRRFGGTGLGLAICKQLVEQMGGEIEVKSQPDVGSLFSFTALFGLQAEAFNQRQKVPSALKGLKVLVADDSRSNRIILEGMLRTFSCKVKAVDSGLAALEELGKGEDFYDLVVLDWRMPDLDGIETALRIKTDPHLTKVPKILIATAYGRDEVMRQVEKIGLDGFLVKPITKSVLLDTITEVFCPGGEGVSSNSSILPCAMKPTVNWERSRVLLVEDNAINRQVGKEILEEFGFCVEEADNGRKAIERLIEPEADFAAVLMDIQMPEMDGFEATHIIRRQLHNQSIPIIAMTAHAMETEKQNCLEAGMNDHIPKPIDPDQLKATLSKWIGSGTAAKQPQPVNGSSAPSRIMPDFLPGIDIQAGLKRLSGNEELYFRLLRDFCRDYAQVVGHLRQLIAGRDFEMARRVTHTLKSTAGNLSISAVYQEARNLEEAILKGPGPNIDDCLKQLDERLKTVIASAGPLLPHDREATGPTASPALSRQEAAQFAPTLLKLESLLQKNNLNAREQFEAFKAQIGGQEFQTALTPLEGSLRRLDFEQAQKDLVSLAGLFGLALA
- a CDS encoding response regulator, with the translated sequence MQNTHLQPKLTIINGIDGEKRNHNFNLFLNNRGPKERKRHLGELRPILDSIKTGIVIINRETHRIIDANQTALEIIDHTKEEIQGFFCYHSICLNEKGPCPSLLSRQNHPPEKTECLLTKSNGEKVPVLKTLSPVILEGLPCLVESFLDITEHKNLEQQFHQSQKMEALGHLAGGVAHDFNNLLTIITGNCDLAIRKLEKDDPAYRNVNDINEAAFRASALTRQLLNLSRKPRLEVQPLDLNRIILDTKKMLGRLIGEDIEIITKTDPDLGPIQADPGQMEQIIINLAVNARDAMPQGGQLILQTANIFIDKNAMPQHPVTIPGSYVMLSVVDNGEGMDPETRSRIFEPFFTTKEAGKGTGLGLSTVYGIVKQIGGVIAVESEKGQGTAFKIFLPRTGSAPDLIDGAQASYLPMKGSETILIVEDEASLRASIKEGLEIDGYTVLDAGSGREALSISRDHKKPIHLFLSDIIMPEMNGHEVVQKFTGYHPEAKILFMSGYAEESVIKKGLLDPKAAFLQKPFSQKVLASKVREVLAFSS
- a CDS encoding YfiR family protein yields the protein MIKFRCRHLFLIGLLILGLFRGVAIPDTSREYPIKAAFLYNFAKFVEWPAESFKNESTPIHLYILGVDPFGPALDPLKDQIVRSRKIMCKRIVRLDEAEDCEILYISASEKNQLPAILGALKKRDILTVSDLDRFAAQGGMIGLVTVDNKIQFEINLEAVRQTRLKISSQLLKLARIIPHGAREMKE
- a CDS encoding HDOD domain-containing protein: MTGPSKVTVHHLIGIIEELSTLPSVYSSLLDIMTDPQATVEEVTRIIACDQASTIKILRVVNSPFYGYPGQIGTLSRAILILGFNEIFNLILTSQIIDLFSKKAITLSFRPKDFWAHSIAVGIASRLLGQAAGADRQEFYFIAGALHDIGKLIFFEFLEDQLSQALSLSQKNHLFLYQAELSVIGMDHAEAGALLADKWKLPETLFKAIRFHHTGTPPGEPDRLVAAVHLGDILARALRMGHPGDDLKPRAGRQIWDILGIKPVALKKIIPDLRKYFEDIVSILLF